A window of the Streptomyces griseochromogenes genome harbors these coding sequences:
- a CDS encoding DEAD/DEAH box helicase produces the protein MTTTAASSAHSHHLSPAFPGRAPWGTASKLRAWQQGAMEKYIQEQPRDFLAVATPGAGKTTFALTLASWLLHHHVVQQVTVVAPTEHLKKQWAEAAARVGIKLDPEYSAGPLGKEYDGVAVTYAGVGVRPMLHRNRVEQRKTLVILDEIHHAGDSKSWGEACLEAFEPATRRLALTGTPFRSDTNPIPFVTYEEGTDGIRRSAADYTYGYGNALADHVVRPVIFLSYSGNMRWRTKAGDEIAARLGEPMTKDAISQAWRTALDPRGEWMPSVLRAADQRLTEVRKGIPDAGALVIASDQDSARAYAKLIREITGTKATLVLSDDAGASNRIDEFSGNGDRWMVAVRMVSEGVDVPRLAVGVYATTISTPLFFAQAVGRFVRSRRRGETASVFLPTVPDLLTFANEMEKERDHALDKPKKEGEEDPYAESEKEMDEANKQQDEDTGEQDMLPFEALESDAVFDRVLYDGAEFGMQAHPGSEEEQDYLGIPGLLEPDQVQMLLQKRQARQIAHSRKKPDTEADLLELPAERRPVVSHKEMMELRKQLNTMVSAYVHQSGKPHGVIHTELRRVCGGPPSAEATAGQLRQRIAKVQEWATRMR, from the coding sequence GTGACTACCACCGCCGCTTCCTCCGCCCACTCCCACCACCTCTCGCCCGCCTTCCCCGGCCGGGCTCCCTGGGGTACCGCCAGCAAGCTGCGTGCCTGGCAGCAGGGGGCGATGGAGAAGTACATCCAGGAGCAGCCGCGTGACTTCCTCGCCGTCGCCACGCCCGGCGCCGGCAAGACGACCTTCGCCCTGACCCTCGCCTCCTGGCTGCTGCACCACCACGTCGTGCAGCAGGTGACGGTGGTGGCGCCGACCGAGCACCTGAAGAAGCAGTGGGCGGAGGCCGCGGCCCGGGTGGGGATCAAGCTCGACCCCGAGTACAGCGCGGGCCCGCTCGGCAAGGAGTACGACGGGGTCGCGGTCACCTACGCGGGTGTCGGCGTGCGCCCGATGCTGCACCGCAACCGGGTCGAGCAGCGCAAGACCCTCGTCATCCTCGACGAGATCCACCACGCCGGTGACTCCAAGTCCTGGGGCGAGGCGTGCCTGGAGGCGTTCGAGCCCGCGACCCGGCGGCTCGCGCTGACCGGTACGCCGTTCCGGTCCGACACCAACCCCATCCCGTTCGTGACGTACGAGGAGGGGACGGACGGGATCCGGCGGTCCGCCGCCGACTACACGTACGGCTACGGCAACGCCCTCGCCGACCACGTCGTCCGCCCCGTCATCTTCCTCTCCTACAGCGGCAACATGCGCTGGCGCACCAAGGCGGGTGACGAGATCGCCGCCCGGCTCGGCGAGCCGATGACCAAGGACGCGATCAGCCAGGCCTGGCGCACCGCCCTGGATCCGCGCGGCGAATGGATGCCCAGCGTGCTGCGCGCCGCCGATCAGCGGCTGACCGAGGTCAGGAAGGGCATCCCGGATGCGGGTGCGCTGGTCATCGCGTCCGACCAGGACTCGGCGCGTGCGTACGCCAAGCTGATCCGTGAGATCACCGGCACCAAGGCGACTCTGGTGCTGTCCGACGATGCCGGCGCCTCCAACAGGATCGACGAGTTCAGCGGGAACGGCGACCGCTGGATGGTCGCGGTGCGGATGGTGTCCGAGGGTGTCGACGTGCCGCGGCTCGCGGTCGGGGTGTACGCCACCACCATCTCCACCCCGCTGTTCTTCGCGCAGGCCGTCGGGCGTTTCGTACGGTCCCGGCGGCGCGGCGAGACCGCGTCCGTGTTCCTGCCGACCGTGCCCGACCTGCTGACCTTCGCCAACGAGATGGAGAAGGAGCGGGACCACGCCCTCGACAAGCCGAAGAAGGAGGGCGAGGAGGATCCGTACGCCGAGTCCGAGAAGGAGATGGACGAGGCGAACAAGCAGCAGGACGAGGACACCGGCGAGCAGGACATGCTGCCGTTCGAGGCGCTGGAGTCCGACGCCGTCTTCGACCGGGTCCTCTACGACGGCGCCGAGTTCGGCATGCAGGCCCACCCCGGGAGCGAGGAGGAGCAGGACTACCTCGGGATTCCGGGACTGCTGGAGCCGGACCAGGTGCAGATGCTGCTGCAGAAGCGGCAGGCACGGCAGATCGCGCACAGCCGTAAGAAGCCGGACACCGAGGCCGACCTGCTGGAGCTGCCCGCCGAGCGGCGGCCGGTGGTCAGCCACAAGGAGATGATGGAGCTGCGCAAGCAGCTCAACACCATGGTCAGCGCGTACGTCCACCAGAGCGGCAAGCCGCATGGTGTGATCCACACCGAGCTGCGGCGGGTGTGCGGGGGGCCGCCGAGTGCCGAGGCCACGGCGGGGCAGCTGCGGCAGCGGATCGCCAAGGTGCAGGAGTGGGCCACGCGGATGCGGTGA
- a CDS encoding VOC family protein, producing MLTTTYVPGAPNWLDLGSPDTDASAAFYSAVFGWEYQSAGPEAGGYGFFKRNGKTVAGIGPLTEEGASPSWTVYFHTPDADATAKAVEQGGGRVRVGPADVFAFGRMAAFTDPTGADFAVWQPGETAGLEAVGIPDSLAWVELYTTDAAAAKAFYGSVFSWQTNDVPMSPELTYTVLAPAAGGEEANHGGLMQLPQENLDAGSTPEWHPYFEVSDCDATLAKATEAGATAIIPATDAEGIGRFAMLLDPAGAPFAIIKSATG from the coding sequence ATGCTGACGACCACATATGTGCCGGGCGCTCCGAACTGGCTCGATCTGGGGAGCCCGGACACCGACGCGAGCGCCGCCTTCTACTCCGCCGTCTTCGGCTGGGAGTACCAGTCGGCGGGACCGGAGGCGGGCGGATACGGCTTTTTCAAGCGCAACGGCAAGACGGTCGCGGGTATCGGCCCGCTCACCGAAGAGGGCGCGAGTCCCTCCTGGACGGTGTATTTCCACACGCCGGACGCCGATGCCACCGCCAAGGCCGTGGAGCAGGGAGGTGGCAGGGTGCGGGTCGGCCCGGCGGATGTCTTCGCCTTCGGGCGGATGGCCGCCTTCACCGACCCGACCGGCGCGGACTTCGCCGTCTGGCAGCCGGGCGAGACCGCGGGCCTGGAGGCCGTCGGCATTCCCGACAGCCTGGCCTGGGTGGAGCTCTACACCACCGACGCCGCCGCGGCGAAGGCGTTCTACGGGTCGGTCTTCTCCTGGCAGACGAACGATGTGCCCATGAGCCCGGAACTGACGTACACGGTCCTCGCCCCGGCGGCCGGTGGTGAGGAGGCGAACCACGGTGGGCTGATGCAGCTGCCCCAGGAGAACCTCGACGCCGGGTCGACGCCGGAATGGCATCCGTACTTCGAGGTGAGCGACTGCGACGCCACGCTCGCCAAAGCCACTGAGGCCGGAGCGACCGCCATCATCCCGGCCACCGACGCGGAGGGCATCGGCCGCTTCGCCATGCTCCTCGACCCCGCCGGTGCCCCCTTCGCCATCATCAAGAGCGCCACGGGCTGA
- a CDS encoding IclR family transcriptional regulator, with translation MTAETSQTLDRGLRVLKLLADTDHGLTVTELSNKLGVNRTVVYRLLATLEQHALVRRDLGGRARVGLGVLRLGRQVHPLVREAALPALRSLAEDIGATAHLTLVDGTEALAVAVVEPTWTDYHVAYRAGFRHPLDRGAAGKAILAARLSPAADPGYTLTHGELEAGASGAAAPLVGVTGVEGSVGVVMLADSVPERVGPRVVDAAREVAEALR, from the coding sequence GTGACCGCGGAGACCTCTCAGACGCTCGACCGGGGACTGCGCGTCCTCAAGCTGCTGGCCGACACGGACCACGGGCTGACCGTCACCGAACTTTCCAACAAACTGGGCGTGAACCGGACCGTGGTGTACCGGTTGCTCGCCACGCTGGAGCAGCACGCGCTCGTACGGCGTGACCTGGGCGGGCGAGCCAGGGTCGGTCTGGGAGTGCTGCGTCTGGGCCGTCAGGTGCATCCGCTGGTGCGGGAGGCCGCCCTGCCCGCGCTGCGCTCGCTCGCCGAGGACATAGGGGCGACGGCCCATCTGACACTGGTGGACGGGACCGAGGCACTGGCCGTCGCCGTGGTCGAGCCGACGTGGACGGACTATCACGTGGCCTACCGGGCCGGTTTCCGCCATCCGCTGGACCGGGGGGCGGCGGGCAAGGCGATTCTTGCCGCGCGGCTGTCGCCCGCGGCCGATCCCGGGTACACGCTCACGCATGGCGAGCTGGAGGCGGGGGCGAGCGGGGCCGCGGCGCCGCTGGTCGGGGTGACGGGGGTCGAGGGCAGTGTGGGTGTGGTGATGCTCGCGGATTCCGTGCCGGAGAGGGTGGGGCCGCGGGTGGTGGATGCGGCGCGGGAAGTCGCCGAAGCGTTGCGCTGA
- a CDS encoding MFS transporter, with the protein MAALDSPGTPVVDDAVASDGGVLSRAYRALSVGIVSVVLLIAFEATAVGTAMPVAARELDGVALYAFAFSGYFTTSLSGMVLAGQWSDRRGPLGALTTGIAAFAAGLVVAGTAQVMWVFILGRAVQGFGGGLVIVALYVVVGRAYPERLRPAIMAAFAAGWVVPSIVGPLASGAVTEHLGWRWVFLGIPVLVVFPLALALPQIRSRAAGPVAGGEGSVSFDRRRIRLALAVSLGAGLLQYAAQDLRWLSLLPALAGAALLVPAVLGLLPRGTYRAARGLPSVVLLRGLAAGSFIAAESFVPLMLVTQRGLSPTLAGFSLAAGGGTWALGSWVQSRPRVEPYRERLMTVGMVLVAAAITTAPSVLVHSVPVWIVAVAWGLGCFGMGLVISSASVLLLQLSAPREAGANSAALQISDALSNVVLLAATGAAFAALGGGSTTAGAADGTRPAAFAAVFLPMAAVALAGAWVTTRLRAPAGGTR; encoded by the coding sequence ATGGCCGCCCTCGATTCCCCTGGTACCCCGGTGGTGGATGATGCCGTCGCGAGTGACGGCGGTGTGCTGAGCCGGGCCTACCGGGCGCTCAGCGTCGGGATCGTCTCCGTTGTGCTGCTCATCGCCTTCGAGGCGACCGCCGTCGGGACCGCGATGCCGGTCGCGGCGCGGGAGCTGGACGGGGTGGCCCTGTACGCGTTCGCGTTCTCCGGGTACTTCACGACCAGCCTGTCCGGGATGGTGCTCGCCGGACAGTGGTCCGACCGGCGGGGCCCGCTCGGCGCGCTGACCACGGGGATCGCGGCCTTCGCGGCGGGGCTGGTGGTGGCCGGGACCGCACAGGTGATGTGGGTGTTCATCCTGGGCCGGGCCGTGCAGGGGTTCGGCGGCGGGCTGGTCATCGTCGCGCTGTACGTCGTCGTCGGGCGTGCCTATCCCGAGCGGCTGCGGCCCGCGATCATGGCGGCCTTCGCGGCCGGGTGGGTCGTACCGTCCATAGTCGGCCCGCTCGCCTCGGGCGCCGTGACCGAGCACCTCGGCTGGCGGTGGGTCTTCCTCGGCATACCCGTCCTCGTCGTCTTCCCGCTCGCGCTCGCCCTGCCACAGATACGGAGCCGGGCGGCGGGGCCCGTGGCGGGCGGGGAAGGCTCCGTCTCCTTCGACCGGCGCCGTATCCGGCTCGCCCTCGCCGTCTCGCTCGGCGCGGGCCTGCTCCAGTACGCCGCCCAGGACCTGCGGTGGCTCTCGCTGCTGCCCGCTCTCGCCGGTGCCGCCCTGCTCGTGCCCGCCGTCCTCGGGCTGCTGCCGCGCGGTACCTACCGGGCCGCCCGCGGGCTGCCCTCCGTCGTCCTCCTGCGCGGGCTGGCCGCCGGGTCCTTCATCGCCGCCGAGTCCTTCGTGCCGTTGATGCTGGTCACCCAGCGAGGGCTGTCGCCGACGCTGGCCGGGTTCTCGCTCGCCGCGGGCGGCGGAACCTGGGCACTGGGGTCCTGGGTGCAGTCCCGGCCGCGCGTGGAGCCCTACCGGGAGCGGCTGATGACGGTGGGGATGGTGCTGGTCGCCGCCGCGATCACGACCGCGCCCAGCGTGCTCGTGCACTCCGTGCCCGTCTGGATCGTCGCCGTCGCCTGGGGCCTGGGCTGCTTCGGCATGGGGCTGGTGATCTCCTCCGCCAGTGTGCTGCTGCTCCAGCTGTCGGCCCCGCGGGAGGCCGGCGCCAACTCCGCCGCCCTGCAGATCTCCGACGCCCTGTCCAACGTCGTCCTCCTCGCCGCGACCGGCGCCGCCTTCGCCGCGCTGGGCGGCGGCAGCACGACGGCCGGCGCGGCCGACGGCACCCGTCCCGCCGCCTTCGCGGCCGTCTTCCTGCCCATGGCGGCGGTGGCCCTGGCCGGGGCGTGGGTGACGACGCGGCTGCGGGCGCCCGCGGGCGGAACCCGTTGA
- the dapE gene encoding succinyl-diaminopimelate desuccinylase, with the protein MVDLPSESGQERQIADAVEAALRELPHLAVDRVGNSVVARTALGRPERALLAGHLDTVPAAGNLPSRLADGRVHGLGACDMKGGVAVGLRLAATVPEPVRDLTYVFYECEEVEGERNGLARIAAARPGLLEETALAILMEPSGAGVEAGCQGILTADIVVEGARAHTARAWQGVNAAHKAARVLQRLDGYTPERVVVDGLEYREGLSAVAVRAGVAGNVVPDECVVTVNFRFAPSRSAEEAEAYVRGLFPEWEVRVTEVVPGAPPRLDRVGGLVAALGAEPRAKFGWTDVARFAALGVPALNYGPGDPSLAHTAGEYVPVEHLERCEERLRRWLLRARPAS; encoded by the coding sequence CTGGTCGACCTCCCTTCCGAGAGCGGGCAGGAGCGCCAGATCGCCGACGCCGTGGAGGCGGCCCTGCGCGAGCTGCCCCACCTGGCCGTCGACCGTGTGGGCAACTCCGTCGTCGCCCGCACTGCCCTCGGCCGGCCCGAACGCGCTCTGCTGGCAGGGCACCTGGACACCGTTCCGGCCGCCGGGAACCTGCCCTCGCGGCTCGCCGACGGCCGTGTCCACGGGCTCGGCGCCTGTGACATGAAGGGCGGGGTGGCGGTGGGCCTCAGGCTCGCGGCCACCGTGCCCGAGCCGGTCCGCGATCTCACCTACGTCTTCTACGAGTGCGAGGAGGTCGAAGGCGAGCGCAACGGGCTGGCCCGGATCGCGGCCGCGCGGCCGGGGCTGCTTGAAGAGACCGCACTGGCGATCCTGATGGAGCCCTCCGGCGCCGGTGTCGAGGCCGGCTGTCAGGGCATCCTCACCGCCGACATCGTCGTCGAGGGCGCCCGCGCCCACACCGCCCGCGCCTGGCAGGGCGTCAACGCCGCGCACAAGGCCGCCCGGGTGCTCCAGCGGCTCGACGGGTACACGCCCGAGCGGGTCGTCGTGGACGGGCTGGAGTACCGGGAGGGGCTGAGCGCGGTCGCCGTACGGGCCGGGGTCGCCGGGAACGTCGTACCGGACGAGTGTGTCGTCACCGTCAACTTCCGCTTTGCGCCCAGCCGTTCAGCCGAGGAGGCGGAGGCGTACGTGCGCGGGCTCTTCCCGGAGTGGGAGGTCCGCGTCACCGAGGTCGTCCCAGGGGCGCCGCCCCGTCTGGACCGGGTGGGCGGGCTCGTCGCAGCGCTGGGCGCCGAGCCCCGGGCCAAGTTCGGCTGGACGGACGTCGCCCGGTTCGCCGCGCTCGGCGTGCCCGCGCTCAACTACGGCCCGGGGGATCCGTCGCTGGCCCACACGGCGGGGGAGTACGTCCCGGTCGAACATCTGGAGCGGTGCGAGGAGCGGCTCAGGCGGTGGCTCCTCCGAGCCCGGCCAGCGTCCTGA